The genomic DNA GTTGTGGCTTTGTaggtagaagaaaaaatgcTCTTGCatgagaggggggaaaaaaaaaaggatgaaaaaagcCAGGCAGTAGCATAGTGGGTTCAGGCCATAATGCAACAGTAATTACATTGTATTACTGTAGCCAAGTAGAAAACACTGTCACACTTACATTTTATAATAATGATACaatctttactttttaaataataaatcagaTACCAagacaaacaaagaaaactctATTAAATATTACCTTGTCTTCCTGAGTAGTTTTTTTCCAGATCATGCTGCAGAAGTCTATTGTGGAAAGATGACTGTTCTTTATTTATCCTGAATTCAAACTGTAACACAATATTATAGACAAATGTTAgagttttcaaaagcaaataatGTCTTTACACAGATAAACACAACCTTAGTACTAACAGCAGTTCTTAGGAATTTCTAcaaggctttgaaaaaaaagaaaagaaataatttctctagtAAAAGGTGTATTCATTCTTTTAAGACACTGCAACTAAAAAGCTTCACTGTTggaaaccaaaatgaaataaaaaacaaaccccaccctGTGAGGAATGCTGCAATTACAGGAGATATGTATAGATAGAAGATCAAGGAATTATAAATATAAAGCTTATGGCACACTATAGTACAACcccatgtttttattttgtatgtttttaataggatgaaataaattctaaaaatactaTCAGGTACATTAGACATTGAGATAAAGTAAGTCAACAGACGAGTACTGAAAAGGTAATTCCTATTTGAAAGCATACAAATCCGTCTGTGTCATACAACTACATTAGTTAATATAATTATCCAAGAAAAGGTAATAAttactggtttgggtttttctggtATTGAAGAGGTCTGGATGACCAGCTGGAGACCACAATTATTAACCTGCACattggaagaaaattaaattaaatgctaCATTTCTCAGAAATATCAATACAATTGTTGATTGTGATATTGATATTGCATATCAATACAATTGTTTTTTTGAACTATAAAGCTATTTCCAACAGCAAAATCTGCGAAGAAAGGAActattttgcaaaatattatgAAGAATACATCACAGCTCTAAGCAACACTAAATCTTCAGTTTACAAAAATCACACCGGCTTTAGCTCTAAAAACACACTGAAGGCGTGACTGTCATGGGGACACAAGTCAGTATGAGGAAAACAAGCGTTCCTGGTCTTTATGTGACGAGGCGTCTCACAGGAGCAGTGAACCGAACGCTCATCCATCCACCCACGCGCCTCCCGGCACAGCACACACCGTGTCGGGGACctgccgcccgcccgcccgtCAGCCCGGGCAGCACCTACCGCAGCGGGCGCGGCCCGCGGGCCCCGGCCGGCACGGCCTCTGCTGGGCACCATGGCCCGCTGCCCCtcggccccgcacggccccgcacggcccctCAGCTCCTCCGGCCCTCGGCGCCGGGCGGCCGCTCAGAGCCCCGCAGCCCCAAGCGGCCCCTGAGCGCTCCGCGGCCCCGAACAAcccccggccccgcacggccccgcgccgccgccgccctgtCGGAAATGGCTCCGCCGTTACCGCGGAGACCGCGGCTtccgccccgcccgccggcTGGGGCGGCTCCGGGGGCGGGAAACCGTGAGGGGCCGGGGAACCGTGAGGGGCCGGGGAACCGTGAGGGGCCGGGGAACCGtgaggggacggggacagggcCAGGGAACAGtgaggggacggggacaggggcGGGGAACCGCGAGGGGCCGGGAAACCGtgaggggacggggacagggcCGGGGAACCGTAAGGGGCCGGGGAACCGTGAGGGGCCGGGGAACCGTGAGGGGACCGGGCACAGGGGCGGGAAACCGTGAGGGCACGGGGAACCGTGAGGGGACGGGGAACAGTGAGGGACCGGGGAACCGTGAGGGGACGGGGCCGGGGACGGACGTAGGGCTGTGTGGttgtcctgctgtgcccagtgtcACCCCCACCCCGCTGCCCCATAGTAAAGAGCCGCTGTTCTGattgtatttttctgaattcaagCGAGTGGCTGTGTGTGAAAACCCGTGACAGGGCGAGAAGCTGGGTGCTTTCTATTGTGCCTCGGGAATTTGCCTTCTGCGGGCACCGACTGGTCACCAAATGTGACAGTCACTGAGGTGACAGTCAGCCTGTGCGAGCTCCTGGTGCTgatccctcagcagctccactgaTGCGTAGTGGATGCTTTTAAATACACACATCGAGAAACCAGTGGTGAGGTGTGGCTGTTAAGGTGTGTAGAAAGGCTGAGAATTGCCTCCTGATGTCTTCCCCAgtcagaatcatggaatcatcaAGGCTGGAAGAGACTTTTAAGATCGTCAAGTCCAAATGCCAACCGAGCACTGCAATTGTAACCCCTAAGCCACAAACCACATGATCCAGCGCAGATCCAGACACACTTaaacacctccctgggcaacctattcAAATACCTGGtcacacaaacaaataaatagtCCAGTTTTAGCTTCTTGTATTGACATTTTAGTTTCCATCTGCTGAAAGGTTGACAGAAGAATAATGTAATTGCAGCATATTTTgtgagaaatgcaaaatatgtgggggtttttggaggtgttttgtttggtgggtttttttggtttttgttgttgttgattgTTTTTTATGGTATGTAGACAATGCAGATTTTGGTCGTGCAGTTGAGGTTCACGGGTTTATGACACTTACTGGGTACCAGTGAGCCATGGGTTTCCCTCTAAGGGACTTGTCTACATCAATACATTTAGTTTTAAGTTTTGCAATGGTGGCAAATACTGCTTTATCTCTACTGGAAGTTAAGCACTATAGAGCACTGttagattaaaaagaaaataaaacaaagccaacaaactaaaaaaaaaattattctggtaATTTCAGTGGAGATCTAATCTACCCAGTGATTGAAATCACATCAGTCTTCATCTGGCCAAAGGCCAGTTCTGTGCTGTGAACACTGGtagaacaaataaatatatctaGTGTCCTTTGCTATAAAATCAAATTTCCTTAACCTTGACAGAAAGATACAGATCAGATAAACTGAAAGGTCTCTCTCAAACATCATTTGGGTTAGCTCTAGCACAAAATAGTTCTTTGTTCATACTCCTGACCTTGTTCGTGCCCAGGGGGACAAACAACTTCCATGAACTCATGCAAAATCTGACCTACAGTCCCTGTCCATATTCTTGCCAAAAATGTGtaatttgtgtttgtatttctgCATCCACTGAAGTAAATAGCAAAGTGATGCCTTACCCAAGACATATTACAGAATGTTCCATTGGCAGAGAACTAGAGATTTGGTTAGTGATGCTTGTAAGCatatttcataaacaaaataCTTTATGGCTTAAGGCACATTTAAAAACCAGCCGCAGCCTGAGGCAGGGCAGTCTCAGGATGTGTCCATGCCAGCAAACCTGACTCATGAGGACTGTTTGCCACAGTCATGAAGAACTGGCCTGGAGTGCAGTCTCACGTTTTGTCCATGcaaatttttaagaagaaaatattgaagCAATGCAGACATAAACAAGGATGCGATAAATGAAGTTGTGACTTAAAGATCGTTTAGCAGTTTGGGTACAGAcgctattgaaaaaaaaatcttccttaagTGAAGAACGAGTATTTACGTGGTAAATTGAAAAGTTTTTGATTCTAATATATGGCACATGAATGTTGATTTCACTTTAGTAGCTGAAACAGTCCACTGAAATATAGTGCAAATAGTCTTAAGTTCAAAATAATCACTGCCTAAGTGTTTCAGAAGAAGGGcctttatttaaattaaaggtggatggttttattctgtttaagTGCCATGCAGAACTATAGAGGAGACTCCTCTGCAATACCAACATGTATCCAGTCATGTCCTTGTTCACTCGTGTATCTTATTCCAAACCTCACCCTCGGCATTTCAGCCACACTTACCCCAGCGAAACCTTTCTGACTTTGACAAAACGCAACGCTCTGGTCAGGGAGCAGCGGCGGAGCGCCAGGGCTGTACCAGGAGAAGGGAAGCTGAGCCGGTGCTCTCCGGTGAGGAGCCCGTTGTTCTCCGATGAGACAAAAGCAGTCTCTGTTCCGCCGTCACGGAGAAGGACTGCTCAGCTCCCGGCGGCCCGGGGGCGGCATGGCCGGAGGAGGGTCGGACCCTCCCGCTGCCGTGCGGGCGCGCCGGGGGAGTGGAGCTGGGAGCGCCGCCCCagcgggaggggacagggggacaggaggggaggCGGCCGGGCGGCTGTCGCAGCCCGGGGCATCGCTGGTGTCGCGGCGGGCTGAGCCCGGCCGGGGAGCGCCATGGCCCAGCCGCAGCCGGCCGAGCCCGGGGCAGCGCCCGCCGGGCCGCAGCtgccggcggggagcggccccGTGCAGATCCGAGTGGCCGTCCAGGCGGCCGccgaggaggacgaggaggacgaggaggaggaagggggcGGCGGAGCGCCGTGCCCCAGCTGCAGCGAGGAGGACTCGGGGCGGTGCGGGCGCTCCAGGTGAGCCCCCGGGCAGGGGTCCGGCGGCGGGGCGATGCGGGGCGAGCAGCGGGGCCGCCGCCGACACCCCCGGAACGGAGCGGGCCCGGCTGATGCAACGCCGAGGGGCGGGTGGGAGACGCTGGCAAGGCTCCGGCACGGAGTCCCGCAGCACCGATGGCTCCGCCCGGGCCGCGTCCCACCCGCCCCCGACGGGACTGCCGGGCCCGCGGCTCCCCACAGCGAGAGCGCCGGGCTGCCGTGCCTCAGACATCTCCCATCCGCTGCGTTTTACAGAAAGATTTTTGGGGCTTAGTTCTAGCTgtgttttggagttttgttttggggtttgatgttttgggggtttttcctCTTGTTGGCCGTTTTGGCTTGGCCTGAAATAGTTTTGATGCTTACCAGAATCTCTTACTTGTAAAAGGAACATCCAGGATTTTTGTGCCAGCAAACTGCGGAGAGACAAAGCTCTACTAGTTGTAGTCCATCCTGTGGTTTGTACTAAAGCTGCAGATGGAGTCATAAACTGTCTCATAAAGATTTAGGGACAGTAGCAAGAATCCAGTATTCTGTTTGAACATTTACTGTTTCTAATTGATTTTCTAACTTCATACCTAGCATTGACTCAAAATGAACTgcaatgtattattttaaattacaaagtGGTAGTAGGAGAGTGAGAATTTTTCTGTAGCTGCCAGAATTGTCAATTATGGACTACAGAAACAAGAGCTGAACACAGCTAGGCACAGTTAGGGTTTTTAATCTGAGTCAGCTTAGTTATCCCACAATCATACATGActgttgtatttttataaatatgtacAGCAGCCTACAGTATTGCTTTCCAATTACTGATTTCTTAAAATTGGGatattatttacatttgttATCTATGATAGTATTACTTGTGAAGTATTACTTCTTCTAGCCCTGGCCTAGActaggaaaagggaaaaaagaacttgtttttttcaagctttGAAACACAATAGCTACTCTTAAATGTCACTTATTTAATCCTCTGCAGTAGGTGCTGTCTTCAGAAATGTGTTGGGGTATATTCAGTTCTTGTGGAGGTTGCCTTTTTGTAAATGACCTCTTTCTGATCCAAGAAAGGCCAGGGGTATTGCCATGGAGAGAACTCTAAAGACTCTGCATCAAAAGTAGGTGAATGGAGTTTACATATGCTTCTGCCATTTACACAGAACCTTGCCTAAGGATTTTGTGTTTGCGAACGCAGCATCTGATAGGAAATTATTTACAGACATTTGGAAAATTATTAAGGATGATCTAGAACTGTTGGGAATGAGCCATCTCACTCTCCAGCTGAAGCTTGCAGACAGCTTGCCATCGGTAGGCACTCAGTAATGTATTCACTTCTTTGTTGACAAACGTGGACCGCCCTTGAGGGACTGTACTCTTGGAACTTATAAATCAGATTGCCACATGGTGGTTATTAATGCAATCCATTATTCATTTGGAGACTCAGCTAAAATTTTTCAGAAGGTTACATGCTATCCAATcaatttaatatattatttgaGAATCTTGATATTTAAAACTCCAAATCTGCTCTCTCTGTAGATATCTTTAGTTTCTTGCGTGACTAATGGCCAGATGAGTCACCATGTTAAAAGActgtttttcattctgttttacAAGAACATCATCACAAagctccaaataaaaaaataaagttgtgaGTAACTACTAGGATTTGGTTCTTTGTCAAAGTTGACTGAAATTATTTATCTACTACTTTTGTAATACAGTTGATACCCCAGAGGTGCTACCAGTTGATCATTATCACAAATTAATATGGAGCTAGTTAcaaatttctgcatttattgTAGATAGGTGCTATTTCCATACAGCATTTATTGAGGGCTGTTGTAAGAGCCTGTAAGATTTTGTAAAAGCTGACTTATCTGCCAAACATAGAAATAGTGTCCAGGTCAAACTGTGACTAATATTTGAGAGGTGAAATGAGGCCTGTTTCACCTGGTTCAGTGTGTTAACACTGCAGGTAGGGATGGTGCCGATCTCTGCAaacatgcatttaatttttgttgttttccaaaGCACAACACCCCTTTTTGTCTCTAAACAAACATCTGCAAATATCTGCGCTAATAAACCCCTAAAATCAACCTAAGATCAATCCTGAACTAAAGGCAAGCTTTCCCTAGCAGAGTGTGGATTTGTAAAAAGGCTGAAATGTTCTAAGCTTCTTGTACTCAGACTAATTCTGAATCGGTAGTAAATGAAGTAGAGGGAAGAGATTATCATGAATGAAAAACACCATTGGGTTTTGCTTCCTTCTGAAaccagcacccacagctgggCATTAGATATTTTTTACCACTCCACTCCTTACTTCATCTATTATCCTCCACTTCTAGCTTTGCCAAATAACAAATTCTTTGTCTTGCTCTCTCATTCTTGTCATTCCTTTGAGCCGTACCCTGTGAAAGGCTAGGGAGATGTTTAACAGGGACACTTCTCGGATTCTGCGAGTGAGTATCCACATGTATCTGGTGTGTTGCCCTATCATCAGAAGAACCACAACACCTAAGTGTACTGTAAGCTTCCGAAAGGCAGGCCCCggagagctgctgtgagctgtcccagcagcaggcacagttGCTGTGCAGAGCCCACTGACCCaagccctggctctgcagggagcagcacggCCACAGCACTGCGGTCACTGCCTCCACCAGCcctggacagagctgtgcaggcagggaaTGCAGCAGGCTGCATCCTCCCTGCACTCCAGTGTCATGCCTGCTCCTTTTCCTAACGATTTCAAAGCCTGCAAAAGCCACGTGAGACAATTTTGGGGAAATGCATGGCTCCTTTTATTGCTAACTTAGCTGGGAGACCAAACTAATAAATGATTTATGGGGTACTTAGtggatgattttatttttttaacagaaacttTCATGATTATCCCACAACAAAACTAGACCAGAAAAAATGACTCTACTTAAGATAGACTTCCCCATTACAGTCCCCTGTAAATGGAAATTTCTATTTCAGTAACAAACATGTTGCTGTAACTGCACGTGGCAAGACATTTACCTTGCAGTATTTTTTGAGGAATAGGATGCTGAACAGTGCTCCATTTTGCCCAGGTACCCTGACAACATGATGGGAggtaaagagaagaaataaaaatgacttCTTAGGAGCCTGCATGTGTGCATATAAACCTGCTCCTGAGGTACATGAGCTGGCAGGTCTAGCCCCTGTGGTAAACTGCTGGTTTTGTTACTCTGTCACTGTGGAAGTGACCTATAAAATGTGCAACAGTCCTGTCAATCCTTCTTAGTCCCTGGATATCGGCTCCTGCATCCATGCAGTGAAGAGACTTAAGAAATCACAACTGCATCAAGTTGGAATATTCATTCTCTGGTATGTGACACTACTCACGAAGCTCATAAAGGTCAGGCCTATGTTTAATAGCTTCATACTGAAAAATACAACACTGTCACTGGAGAAACTTTGTATAGTATCAAGTGCCAGTGGACCTTCATTTCATGTTTTGGTGGAGGATTTGAGTTGGCAGTGCTTTCAAGCCATTAGTGTAGATGTCTCAATTGTTCTGCACTGAGATCAGCTTTTGGAATGAGCTCAAGAACTTGACTCTTCATGCTGACTGGAAAGCTTCAtcctctgagctgctcagctggggaGGTGGTACCTGTCCAGTGCCCACAGCTAAAGTCAGTTGGGACCAGCATACTGGTTATGCCTTtcattttgaaaggtttttttgaATCCACTAATAGAAGATGAAGATCTGTTGATGAAATGATTTAACTGTTTTCCAGTGGTGGGGAAAATGATGATGACTCTGACCAGAACTGGAAACCACCAGAAAATGACCTGATCCAGAAGTTAATAGCACAGATTGAATATTACTTCTCAGACGAGAACCTTGAGAAAGATGCCTTCCTTCTGAAGCATGTGAGAAGAAATAAGATGGGCTATGTCAGTGTTAAACTCCTCACTTCATTTAAGAAGGTAAGCTAACTTTTTAAGACTTGAAGGGTCTCATGCAAGCCTGATGAATCTAAAAACAGTAGAAGAGAGTAAAGTAACTTTTTATACAGGCAACTTTATagtctttctttctccttatcTGCCTGTTTTGTTAGGATGGTTAGGTTTGTATTCATCCAGAACTTTAACTGCTCAACTTGTTGATGATTGGCTAGAGAAATAATTAGCTTAAAAGCCTGTATGCTTTTAAATTATCATTCTTGGAGAGAGGAGGACATTAGATGAAATAAACTTCCATGGTAACTACTGATGAACACCTGGGTAATCCTGGTAAAGTTACATTCCTGTCCCTGAGAAGTGCATCTGACTTTTGGACCAAGAATCAAAAATGAAGAGTAGTATAAAGTATCTGATAACAAAAGTCCCTCAAACTTGAAGTgagttttattccttttttttttctccttacatTAGAAAGACCTATGTAAATCTGTACGTAACTGATTTCTAGAATTACACTAGAAACACTTTTTCAAGATTCTAAAGCTCATCATTTTGCAGAGTTGTTCTGTCCAGAAGTTAAGGCTCTCAATTTCTTCAGACCACTTTAAACAGATATTGGTAACAGATAGACTCTTTATaaacatttaatgaaaatggaaaagtttgAGGAGTTTCCAAACTTTTTTGGaaaatttccactttttttgAGGGAGGAAAGATCAGTTCAAAACAATGAAGACCTAAACTTAAAACTTCTTGATTGGCTAATGTAACCTCCCTGGAACATGCATTTTGATCATGGCTCAGGCCTAGATGTGGAATGACCAAGCACTACTTGAGCAGGTTTTCAGATGTAGTCATGATTTCCAGTTTGAGCTTTAGTGCCAGTTGCTGTTTCCATTTGATTCAACAGGACTTAACTTTAGAGGACCTCACTGATGCCCATTATAGCATGAAAATTGTTTACTTTCTCACTAAATCTGCTACATGAAACTTAAATCCAGGGTTCTGTTTGTAGACTGACGCTTGCATCTGCCTTAAAATTCAGTGATTAGTTTGATTGGGTTTGCTCAGTTGTGCTTAACCTGTGTCTGCCCTGAAGGTGAAACACCTTACCCGTGACTGGAGAACCACAGCCTATGCACTGAAGTACTCGAACACTCTGGAGCTCAATGATGATAACAAAAAGGTTCGAAGAAATACTCCAGTCCCCGTGTTTCCAAGTGAAAATGTCCCTACCAGGATGCTACTGGTGTATGATATCCACATGATTTCTGAGCTGCAGGCCCTTAACAAGGAAGAGAATGGATGCATGCAAGAAAAGATAATGGAGCATCTCCTCAAAGCCTTTGTAACTTTTGGTGTAATTTCATCAGTTCGTATTCTCAAGCCTGGCAGGGATCTCCCACCTGATATCAGGAGGGTCAGCAATCGGTACAGGCAGCTGGGAACCCAGGAATGTGCAATTGTAGAATTTGAAGAAGTAGAAGCTGCTGTACGTGCTCATGATTTCATGTGTGCTGAAAACAAAGAGACTGGCATGAAAGTTGTCCTAATAGGCATGAAACCACCAAAGAAAAAAGTTCCCAAAGACAAGAACCGTGAGGAAGATACCAGCAAGAGCCTTAAGAAGACTCGATCCCTAAACAAGAGAGTTGAGGAACTTCAGTTTGCTGGTGATGAATCTTCAGCAAACAGCTCTTCTGACCCAGAGAGCAATCCTACGTCACCGCTGTCAGGGCGCAAACGGACCACAGCAAATACTACCAGTAATTTGAGCCCCATCATCCACCCAAACAACCATTTGAGTCCTAATATGTCACCCAGATCAAGTCCTTGGAACAGTCCATCTTCACTAAGAAAAGTAACCAAAAAGTCTCCTCTGGCTGAAGACAGCAAGCTTAACCCAAGCACTAGCCCTGAAATTCCAAGGAAATACAGTGATTATTCCTCAGATAGCAGCATCACTCCTTCTGGGAGCCCCTGggtgcagagaagaaaagcccAAACTCTGACACAAGAGAAGAGTCCTGTCAGCAGTCCCATGTTGGTTCGGAAAATACAGAACGCAGACGGTCTCCCTGTAGGGGTGCTGCGGCTGCCTAAAGGTCCTGATGGCACCAAAGGATTCCACAACGGCTGTGAAAGAAGGAAGGCTATGAAGGGTGAATAGACTatgctttaaaaacactttcacAAGTCAGCCAACTGCTGGAGACCAAGCCTGGTGAAAAATTGTCGCTTGAGTGACTCAGTTAAGtcagtatttaattttgaaagcttttgtaTTTATATAGAGACTTTATCAtttgtatatttgtatattttcttcacagaacaGATGAGGCTGGAAGGCATCTCTGGAGATTGCCCAGTCCACCTCCTTTGCTGAAGCTACAGGTCACTGCTAGGTTTGAGTATCTGCAAGGACAGACTCCCCAGCCTGTCTGGGTGATGTGTTCCCATGTTCAACCACCCACACAGAACCAGTCTGTGCCCCTTTTCCTGGTACTGGGTATTGCTGAGAAGtgcctggctccatcttcttTACTTCTTCTCATCAGATATTTAAAAACCTTGATGAGATCCTCCCCCAGAGCCCTCTCCACTCCAATCTAACCCGTGTCCTCTCTCTAGGCCCCACAGGAGGGACATGCCAGCCTTTTAATCAGCTGAATCACTTAGCTAATGCAGGGTCCTTATCTGcatccatttttttaatgtattattttgaAACACCTAAATATTCAAGCAGACATATAAATCATCGATGTAAGTACATTTTTTGCCAAGCTAGGATCCTGAGGAGCAGTGTGTACTTACAGTCTAGTGGTTGTATTATGAAAAGCTATGGAATGTTACCAGTCTCATCATAAGGGGCTGAGGTTTTGAAGACTTCCTGTGTTTGCCTGAGAAGGAACTGAGAAACCAATGCTACAGTGAGCAGCTGTTCTCACAAACATCACCAAAGCAGTATTGTTCAACAGCACCAGTGTGCATTTCCATGAGTAAAGACTGAGCACTGGAGACTGCTCTGTAAGTGTTCTCTTGTATAATcagatggaaataaaaatattaactttagatctattttgtttactttaaaaataagttgaGCTGCACTTGACTAGAAAACTTAAACTTCATCTTATACCACATGAAATTCTAATagcaattattaaaaatttccattgcattcagagaaaaaaaaaacttctctgcTCCATTACTGATGGTTAATTCTGTGGCGATACTTCACTCTGTGTCACAGACATTTTTAATACAGTATTATAAACTTAACAGTGCTTATGTCAATTCTAACTCAGAATTTGACAAGCAGGCTCAGCAAGaagtgtttaaattaaaattatctaTAATGCTACATGA from Sylvia atricapilla isolate bSylAtr1 chromosome 13, bSylAtr1.pri, whole genome shotgun sequence includes the following:
- the LARP6 gene encoding la-related protein 6 translates to MAQPQPAEPGAAPAGPQLPAGSGPVQIRVAVQAAAEEDEEDEEEEGGGGAPCPSCSEEDSGRCGRSSGGENDDDSDQNWKPPENDLIQKLIAQIEYYFSDENLEKDAFLLKHVRRNKMGYVSVKLLTSFKKVKHLTRDWRTTAYALKYSNTLELNDDNKKVRRNTPVPVFPSENVPTRMLLVYDIHMISELQALNKEENGCMQEKIMEHLLKAFVTFGVISSVRILKPGRDLPPDIRRVSNRYRQLGTQECAIVEFEEVEAAVRAHDFMCAENKETGMKVVLIGMKPPKKKVPKDKNREEDTSKSLKKTRSLNKRVEELQFAGDESSANSSSDPESNPTSPLSGRKRTTANTTSNLSPIIHPNNHLSPNMSPRSSPWNSPSSLRKVTKKSPLAEDSKLNPSTSPEIPRKYSDYSSDSSITPSGSPWVQRRKAQTLTQEKSPVSSPMLVRKIQNADGLPVGVLRLPKGPDGTKGFHNGCERRKAMKGE